GCGAGTTTTGGCCATGTTCAGCCACATGATAAAACCGAAATATATTTTGGAGATTGGCACCTTTACGGGCTACTCAGCCATTTGCTTGGCAGAGGGCTTGGCCCCCGATGGCATGCTATATACTCTTGAAGCCAACGCCGAATATCACCATATCGCCAAAGATTTTATTGGCAAATGCCCCCATCACAACCAGATACAACTTATTTGTGCCGATGCAGGAGAAACCCTCAAAACTTTAAAACACCCTTGGGACTTGGTATTCATTGATGCCGACAAAATGAATTACCTTAACTATTACCAAAGCGTGATAGACAACGTGAGTCTGGGAGGTTTCATTATAGTTGATAATGCACTGTGGAGCGGCAAAGTTACTGATACTGAAATGCTACAAAAGGATGCTGAAACAAAAGCCATTCATCAGTTTAATGAATATGTGGCCAACGATGAAAGGGCAAGTGCGGTGCTTTTACCAGTTAGGGATGGCATGATGGTTTTACGGAAATCTACTGCCGTTGGCTTAAGCCAGCAGCAATAAATTTCTTCAATACGACAGAAAAATAACCCTTGCTTGCTAAACTTCTCTGATGTTAATTTGTTGTTAAATAAAAAAGTATTCACATCATGAAGCAATTATTGCCCCTCGGCCTGTTCTTCTCGCTTACATTGGTGTTAGCTTGTCACTTCGATGAGAAGACAAATCCGGGTCTTTCTAGTAAATTCGATGCAAAATATGTTGTAATAGTATC
This is a stretch of genomic DNA from Bacteroidota bacterium. It encodes these proteins:
- a CDS encoding O-methyltransferase gives rise to the protein MDFIPQNITDYALQFTQPESELLSELNRYTHSHMVFPRMLSGHLQGRVLAMFSHMIKPKYILEIGTFTGYSAICLAEGLAPDGMLYTLEANAEYHHIAKDFIGKCPHHNQIQLICADAGETLKTLKHPWDLVFIDADKMNYLNYYQSVIDNVSLGGFIIVDNALWSGKVTDTEMLQKDAETKAIHQFNEYVANDERASAVLLPVRDGMMVLRKSTAVGLSQQQ